In the genome of Nonlabens sp. MB-3u-79, one region contains:
- a CDS encoding polysaccharide biosynthesis C-terminal domain-containing protein, with the protein MGVVIKQSVWNLVITGLGFVLGALNVLILAQIYLSDDYYGLWNYVLSTSFLFFPLMSFGIHNTIVKYYSSYTTKEERDGFLTQMLLWPLCIIIPVIGIIYLAQDTIASYISDKNEITGAFLWCIPLIAIFQAYFEIFYAWVKVHMKTIGGNFLKEVFYRAGAMLTLMMLAMGWIDQTEFIYSLVFIYALRALLMNILAFQTYLPVFKFQKLMNTSKIINYSIYMIIAGSISTALIDLDKFMLNQYVTIDQIGYYGIAVFIATVIAVPARGMAQITHPLTAGHFNRNEMGDVAQLYKRSSLNLSVVAGFLLVIIFCNLNEFYAMMPQETRIAIPVVFLISLTKFSENLLGSNNAILYNSDLYKVTLWMGFLLTFVAIGLNWWLIPEFGIIGAAIATCMAYLCYAFAKAYYVYIKLKIHPWTSKTWNTLFLIVAIIGAFYFWDFTWHPLVNIAIKSVLISLIYLGSIYKMKLSSEINQIINRYFLRS; encoded by the coding sequence ATGGGAGTAGTCATCAAACAATCCGTTTGGAACCTAGTAATTACTGGGTTGGGTTTTGTGCTAGGAGCACTTAACGTACTTATTCTTGCTCAAATCTACCTCTCAGACGATTATTATGGTTTATGGAATTATGTACTCTCTACTTCTTTTCTCTTTTTTCCATTGATGTCCTTTGGTATTCATAACACCATTGTAAAATATTACTCGAGTTATACCACTAAAGAGGAGCGTGATGGCTTTTTAACTCAAATGTTGTTGTGGCCTTTATGCATTATCATTCCAGTAATAGGAATCATTTATCTGGCTCAGGATACAATCGCTTCTTATATTTCTGATAAAAATGAAATCACAGGAGCTTTTTTATGGTGTATTCCTCTGATAGCTATTTTTCAAGCCTATTTTGAGATCTTCTATGCTTGGGTAAAAGTTCATATGAAAACCATAGGCGGTAATTTTTTAAAGGAAGTTTTTTATAGAGCTGGTGCTATGCTTACTCTAATGATGCTTGCCATGGGATGGATTGATCAAACAGAGTTCATTTACAGCTTGGTTTTTATTTACGCACTGCGTGCGCTGTTAATGAACATTTTAGCATTTCAAACCTATCTCCCTGTGTTTAAATTTCAGAAGTTGATGAATACTTCAAAGATTATCAACTATAGTATTTATATGATTATAGCGGGTTCTATTTCTACAGCTTTAATCGATCTTGATAAATTTATGCTCAATCAGTACGTGACTATTGATCAAATAGGATACTATGGTATTGCCGTTTTTATCGCTACTGTGATCGCAGTCCCTGCTAGAGGAATGGCTCAAATAACACACCCACTTACAGCAGGTCATTTTAATAGAAATGAGATGGGAGACGTAGCGCAATTGTATAAAAGAAGCTCTCTTAATTTAAGTGTGGTCGCCGGTTTTTTATTGGTGATTATCTTTTGTAATCTCAACGAGTTCTATGCGATGATGCCCCAAGAAACACGTATTGCAATTCCAGTGGTATTTCTGATTTCTTTGACCAAATTTTCAGAAAACTTATTAGGCAGCAATAATGCTATTCTTTACAACAGTGATTTATATAAAGTCACTTTGTGGATGGGCTTTTTGTTAACTTTTGTTGCTATAGGTCTTAATTGGTGGCTTATTCCCGAATTTGGTATCATCGGTGCTGCAATAGCTACGTGTATGGCTTATTTGTGTTACGCTTTCGCGAAAGCGTATTACGTGTACATTAAATTAAAAATACACCCATGGACTTCTAAAACATGGAATACTTTATTCCTTATAGTCGCTATCATAGGAGCGTTTTACTTTTGGGATTTCACATGGCATCCATTAGTGAATATCGCTATAAAGTCTGTTTTAATCTCGCTGATTTATCTTGGGTCTATCTATAAAATGAAGTTGTCTTCTGAAATTAATCAGATCATAAATAGATACTTTTT